The following are from one region of the Vitis riparia cultivar Riparia Gloire de Montpellier isolate 1030 chromosome 9, EGFV_Vit.rip_1.0, whole genome shotgun sequence genome:
- the LOC117922232 gene encoding uncharacterized protein LOC117922232 isoform X2: MEMLVVVLGYLALTAMVHGQDQSGFISIDCGINPGSSYFDALTEIYYASDSEFIDTGIHYDVSEEHRPRFETRDQQLMNVRSFPEGAKNCYTLRPQQGKDHKYLIRASFMYGNYDSKNQLPVFKLYVGVNEWDTVKFSNSYDVVRKEIIHVPRTDHIYVCLVNTGFGSPFISALELRQLNNSIYATQSGSLILFRRLDIGSKTSQTVRYKDDGFDRIWEPFGRPYWKSVSASYSSDSLSDNHFKPPSKVMATAVTPADERYPLEFHWNLDNSTRQFYVYMHFAEVEELQSNQLREFYVSLNGWFWSPEPIVPGRLVPHTGFSTHSISASSELSLSIYKTHRSTLPPILNALEIYQIKQLFQSSTVQSNVDAIKKIKMVYKVKKNWQGDPCLPIEFSWDGLSCSDSNSISLSIISLNLSWSKLTGEIDSSFSSLTSLKYLDLSYNSLTGKVPNFLSKLSSLKALNLSGNNLTGSVPLSLLEKSRNGSLSLRLDGNPHLCKKNSCEDEEEEGKEKTKNNVIVPVVASIISILVLLLGEVAALWIFKRRQQYDGMKLDSMNCHLSYSEVDRITDNFKKMLGRGASGKVYLGHLSDGTEVAVKMLTPSSILVFKQFKTEAQLLTRIHHKNLVSLIGYCDEGSRMVLVYEHMAEGNLKEYLSGKKEIVLSWEQRLRIAIDAAQALEYLHDACNPPIIHRDVNPENILLTKKFQAKVADFGWSRSLPSEGGSYVSTAIVGTPGYIDPEYNRTSLPSKKTDVYSFGIVLLEVISGQPVIIKITKESSCNIADWVRLVSAKGDIKMIVDPRLQGEFEANSARRAVETAMSCVLLSSTDRPTMCHVVVELKECLKIAMVHERTDNAEEDQGPVSIEAVHERTDNVEEDCDPLGSEAAYERTDDAEEDHGPLGVEAAHEVTNNATEDQGPVGIEAPHERNDSGREGHGSVGIGAAHKRNDNGEEDQCPVGIEAAHERHDDGKEDHGPDGTEAAHEITDNAEEDQGLVGIEATQERTDIVEENHGPVGIEAAHERNDNDEEDHGPVGIEATHERTDNVEENHGPLGSEAAMAIQERTNSYGEAKEKKKEKKKNVVVSPVASITSVVVPSDIVVKPNEDDKTFEPKNQHLTYSEIERITENFQKELGKGASAIVYHGHLSNGTEVAVKKLSPSSILGSKQFKTEAQLLTRVHHKNLVSLFGYCDEGSNMVLIYEYMAKGNLKAYLSGKTEAALSWEQRLRIAIDAAQALEYLHNGCNPPIIHRDVKTENILLNEKLQAKVADFGWSKSMPVEGGSYVSTAIVGTPGYLDPEYHRNSVPNEKTDVYSFGIVLLELISSRPAIIKITEDNRCNITYWVRPIIAKGDIRMIVDPRLQGKFETNSARRAIETAMSCVSFSSTDRPTMSDIIVELRECLKIVMTHERTKEGHASVGIEAAMTVQESFNGNQDFLTTGSNAKAEEKEKEKDEKKKKKKKKNFIGPAVTSITSVLVPSGALASLGKSKKKWPHAKDKSYSEVARITNNFQQVIGCGAFASVYLGYLSDGTEVAVKLLSSSTRGSQDLQTEAQLLTRIRHKNLVSLHGYHDEGSIIALIYEYMVKGSLRKYLSDENEVVLSWKQRIGIALDVAQGLEYLHDGCNPPIIHRDIKSANILLNEKLQAKVGDMGSSRSLPIDDLTNVSTVVVGTVGYLDPEYFQSNRASMKSDVYSFGVVLLELVSGQPALIKSTNGITDHLINWVRPLIERREIRGIVDPRLNGDFDISSAWKAVETAMACVRFSSVDRPTMSDIVYELKECINC, translated from the exons GCTTCATAAGCATCGATTGCGGGATAAATCCGGGTTCCAGCTATTTTGATGCCTTAACTGAAATATACTATGCATCAGACTCAGAATTCATAGACACTGGAATACATTATGATGTTTCTGAGGAACACAGACCTAGGTTTGAAACTCGAGATCAGCAGCTCATGAATGTGAGGAGCTTCCCTGAAGGAGCCAAGAATTGTTACACTCTTCGACCGCAACAAGGCAAAGATCATAAGTACTTGATCAGAGCTTCCTTCATGTATGGGAACTATGACTCCAAAAATCAGCTTCCAGTGTTCAAACTATACGTGGGTGTTAATGAATGGGACACTGTGAAATTCAGCAATTCATATGATGTTGTTCGGAAAGAAATTATACATGTCCCGAGAACAGATCACATATATGTCTGTCTAGTGAACACTGGTTTTGGGTCACCTTTCATATCAGCATTAGAGTTGAGACAACTGAATAATTCCATTTATGCAACTCAATCTGGATCATTGATACTCTTTAGGAGGCTTGATATTGGTTCAAAAACAAGTCAGACAGTCAG ATACAAAGATGACGGTTTTGATCGCATTTGGGAACCATTCGGCCGGCCTTATTGGAAATCAGTCAGTGCATCCTATAGTAGTGATAGTTTAAGTGATAACCACTTTAAACCTCCATCCAAGGTCATGGCAACTGCTGTAACCCCTGCTGATGAGAGATATCCCTTGGAATTCCACTGGAATCTGGACAATTCTACTCGACAGTTCTATGTATACATGCACTTTGCTGAGGTTGAGGAGCTCCAATCCAACCAGTTGAGAGAATTTTATGTATCGCTTAATGGTTGGTTCTGGAGTCCCGAACCTATTGTTCCTGGAAGATTGGTTCCACATACTGGATTTAGCACACATTCCATAAGTGCATCATCGGAGCTATCACTTTCAATTTATAAGACACATAGATCCACTCTTCCACCAATTCTCAATGCTTTGGAGATTTATCAGATAAAACAATTGTTTCAATCATCAACTGTCCAGAGCAATG TTGATGCTATCAAGAAAATCAAGATGGTGTACAAGGTGAAGAAAAACTGGCAAGGAGATCCATGTCTTCCCATTGAGTTCTCATGGGATGGCCTGAGCTGCAGTGACAGCAATTCCATTTCCCTTAGTATCATCTCTTT GAACCTTTCATGGAGCAAGTTAACCGGGGAGATAGATTCTTCATTCTCCAGTCTCAcatcattaaaatattt AGATTTATCTTACAACAGTTTGACTGGAAAAGTGCCAAACTTTCTGTCCAAACTTTCTTCCTTGAAGGCCCT GAACTTGTCAGGGAATAATCTGACAGGTTCAGTTCCATTGTCTCTCCTTGAAAAATCTAGAAATGGATCCCTGTCTTTGAG ATTGGATGGGAATCCACATCTTTGTAAGAAAAACTCTTGTGAGGATGAGGAAGAGGAGGGCAAGGAGAAGACGAAGAATAATGTTATTGTTCCAGTAGTTGCATCCATTATTTCAATTCTAGTCCTCTTATTAGGTGAGGTAGCAGCCCTGTGGATATTTAAAAGGAGACAACAATACG ATGGTATGAAATTGGACTCTATGAACTGCCACCTTAGTTACTCTGAGGTTGATAGAATCACTGATAACTTCAAAAAAATGCTTGGCCGAGGAGCATCAGGAAAAGTTTACCTTGGCCATTTAAGTGATGGCACCGAAGTTGCAGTCAAGATGCTGACACCTTCATCAATTCTAGTGTTTAAGCAATTCAAGACTGAG GCTCAGCTGTTGACAAGAATTCATCACAAAAACTTAGTTTCTCTAATTGGATACTGTGATGAAGGTTCAAGAATGGTGCTCGTTTACGAGCATATGGCTGAGGGGAACTTAAAAGAGTATTTATCAG GTAAAAAAGAAATTGTCTTGAGTTGGGAACAAAGGCTTCGAATAGCAATTGATGCAGCACAAG CACTGGAATATTTACATGATGCTTGCAATCCACCCATAATCCATAGAGATGTAAATCCTGAAAACATCTTATTGACCAAAAAATTTCAAGCCAAAGTTGCAGATTTTGGGTGGTCTAGAAGTTTGCCCTCTGAAGGTGGAAGCTATGTATCAACTGCAATTGTTGGCACACCGGGGTACATTGACCCTGA GTACAACAGAACCTCATTACCAAGTAAGAAAACcgatgtttatagctttgggATTGTTTTATTGGAGGTTATTTCGGGTCAACCTGTAATCATAAAGATCACAAAAGAGAGCTCATGTAACATAGCAGATTGGGTTCGCCTAGTAAGTGCAAAAGGtgatataaaaatgattgtaGATCCAaggttacaaggagaatttgaaGCCAATTCTGCCCGGAGAGCTGTAGAGACAGCAATGTCTTGTGTGCTACTCAGCTCCACAGATAGGCCAACCATGTGTCATGTAGTAGTGGAATTAAAAGAATGTCTGAAAATAGCCATGGTCCATGAAAGAACTGACAATGCGGAAGAGGACCAGGGTCCTGTTAGTATTGAAGCTGTCCATGAAAGAACTGACAATGTGGAAGAGGATTGCGATCCTTTGGGTAGTGAAGCTGCCTATGAAAGAACTGATGATGCAGAAGAGGACCATGGCCCTCTTGGTGTTGAAGCTGCCCATGAAGTAACCAACAATGCCACAGAGGACCAGGGTCCTGTTGGTATTGAAGCTCCACATGAAAGAAATGACAGTGGGAGAGAGGGCCATGGTTCTGTTGGTATTGGAGCTGCCCATAAAAGAAATGACAATGGGGAAGAGGACCAGTGTCCTGTTGGTATTGAAGCTGCCCATGAAAGACATGACGatgggaaagaggaccatggtCCTGATGGTACTGAAGCTGCCCATGAAATTACTGACAATGCAGAAGAGGACCAAGGTCTTGTTGGTATTGAAGCCACCCAAGAAAGAACTGACATTGTGGAAGAGAACCATGGTCCTGTTGGTATCGAAGCTGCCCATGAAAGAAATGACAATGATGAAGAGGACCATGGTCCTGTTGGTATTGAAGCTACCCATGAAAGAACTGATAATGTGGAAGAGAACCATGGTCCTCTTGGTAGCGAAGCTGCAATGGCTATCCAAGAAAG GACAAACTCATATGGGGAGGCCAAGgaaaagaagaaggagaagaagaagaatgttgTTGTTTCACCAGTTGCATCAATTACTTCAGTTGTCGTCCCATCAG ACATTGTTGTCAAACCCAATGAGGATGATAAAACATTTGAGCCAAAGAACCAACACCTTACTTATTCTGAGATTGAAAGAATCactgaaaatttccaaaagGAGCTTGGAAAAGGAGCATCAGCAATAGTTTATCATGGTCATTTAAGTAATGGCACTGAAGTTGCGGTCAAGAAACTGTCACCTTCATCAATTCTAGGGTCAAAGCAATTCAAAACTGAG GCTCAGCTTTTGACAAGAGTTCATCATAAAAACTTGGTTTCTCTATTTGGATACTGTGATGAAGGTTCAAACATGGTGCTCATTTATGAGTACATGGCAAAGGGGAATTTAAAAGCATATTTATCAG GTAAAACAGAAGCTGCCCTGAGTTGGGAACAAAGACTTCGAATAGCAATTGATGCAGCACAAG CACTGGAATATTTACACAATGGTTGCAACCCACCCATAATCCATAGAGACGTCAAAACTGAAAACATTCTATTAAACGAAAAATTGCAAGCCAAAGTGGCAGATTTTGGGTGGTCTAAAAGTATGCCTGTGGAAGGTGGAAGCTATGTATCAACTGCAATTGTTGGCACACCTGGCTACCTTGACCCTGA ATATCACAGAAACTCAGTGCCGAATGAGAAAACcgatgtttatagctttgggATTGTTTTGTTGGAGCTTATTTCAAGTAGACCTGCAATCATAAAGATCACAGAAGACAATCGATGCAACATAACATATTGGGTCCGCCCCATTATTGCAAAAGGGGATATAAGAATGATTGTAGATCCTAGGTTACAAGGAAAATTTGAGACTAATTCTGCCAGGAGAGCAATAGAGACAGCAATGTCATGTGTGTCATTCAGCTCCACTGACAGGCCTACCATGAGTGACATAATAGTAGAATTAAGAGAATGCCTAAAGATAGTGATGACCCATGAAAGAACGAAAGAGGGCCATGCTTCTGTTGGTATTGAAGCTGCAATGACTGTTCAAGAAAG CTTCAATGGAAATCAGGATTTCCTTACGACAGGCTCGAATGCGAAGGCTgaggagaaagagaaggagaaggacgagaagaagaagaaaaagaagaaaaagaattttattgGTCCAGCGGTCACATCAATTACTTCAGTTTTAGTCCCCTCTGGTGCATTAGCCAGCTTgggaaaatctaaaaagaaatgGCCACATG CTAAAGATAAGAGTTACTCCGAGGTTGCAAGAATCACGAACAACTTCCAGCAGGTGATTGGATGTGGAGCATTTGCATCAGTTTACCTAGGTTATTTAAGCGATGGTACTGAGGTAGCTGTCAAGTTGCTTTCATCTTCAACTAGAGGATCCCAGGACCTTCAGACAGAG GCTCAGCTGCTGACAAGAATTCGACATAAAAACTTGGTTTCTCTGCATGGATACCATGATGAAGGTTCAATCATTGCGCTCATTTATGAATATATGGTGAAGGGGAGCTTAAGAAAGTATCTATCAG ATGAAAATGAAGTTGTTTTGAGCTGGAAGCAAAGAATTGGAATAGCACTTGATGTAGCACAAG GACTGGAATATCTACATGATGGTTGCAATCCACCCATAATCCACAGAGACATTAAATCTGCAAACAtcttattgaatgaaaaattgcaAGCCAAAGTGGGAGATATGGGGTCGTCTAGAAGTCTACCTATTGATGATTTGACTAATGTTTCCACTGTGGTTGTTGGCACCGTCGGGTACCTTGACCCTGA GTATTTTCAATCCAATAGGGCGTCTATGAAAAGCGATGTCTATAGCTTTGGGGTTGTTCTGCTGGAACTTGTTTCAGGCCAACCTGCACTGATAAAGAGCACCAACGGTATAACTGATCACCTAATCAATTGGGTTCGACCCCTGATTGAGAGGAGGGAAATAAGAGGAATTGTGGATCCAAGGTTAAATGGAGACTTTGACATTAGTTCTGCCTGGAAGGCTGTAGAAACAGCAATGGCTTGTGTAAGATTCAGCTCCGTTGATAGGCCAACCATGAGTGACATAGTATACGAATTAAAAGAGTGTATAAATTGTTAA
- the LOC117922232 gene encoding uncharacterized protein LOC117922232 isoform X1 — MEMLVVVLGYLALTAMVHGQDQSGFISIDCGINPGSSYFDALTEIYYASDSEFIDTGIHYDVSEEHRPRFETRDQQLMNVRSFPEGAKNCYTLRPQQGKDHKYLIRASFMYGNYDSKNQLPVFKLYVGVNEWDTVKFSNSYDVVRKEIIHVPRTDHIYVCLVNTGFGSPFISALELRQLNNSIYATQSGSLILFRRLDIGSKTSQTVRYKDDAFDRVWEPFSRPYWKSVSTSYSSDTLSDNHFKPPSKVMATAVTPGDERYPLEFHWNLDNSTRQFYVYTHFAEVEDLQSNQLRELYVSLNGRFWSPEPIVPGRLVPHTGFSAHSISASSELSLSIFKTHRSTLPPILNALEIYEIKQLFQSSTVQSNVDAIKKIKAVYKVKKNWQGDPCLPIEFSWNGLSCSDNSPISPSIISLNLSWSKLTGEIDSSFSNLTSLKSLDLSYNSLTGEVPHFLSQLPSLKTLNLSGNNLTGSVPLALIEKSRNGSLSLRLDGNPNLFNKSSWEDEEEEDKEKTNNNVVVPVVASIISVLVLLLGEVAALWIFKRRQQHDGMTLDSKNWHISYSEVDRITDNFKKMLGQGASAKVYLGHLSDGTEVAVKMLTPTSVLVFKQFKTEAQLLTRIHHKNLVSLIGYCDEGSRMVLVYEHMAKGNLKEYLSGKKEVVLSWEQRLRIAIDAAQALEYLHDGCNPPIIHRDIKTENILLNEKFQAKVADFGWSRSMPSEGGSYVSTAIVGTPGYVDPEYNRTSVPSKKTDVYSFGIVLLELILGRPAIIKTTEESPCNIADWVHQVTAKGDIKMIVDPRLQGEFETNSARRAVETAISCVPRSSIDRPTMSHVVLELKECLKIAIAHKRTDNAEEEQDHISSEAVHERTDNVEEDHDPFGSEAAHERSDDAEELGPLAFEAAHEATDNAKEEQGPVRIEATHERNDNGEESHGPVGIGAAHKRNDNGEENQGPVGIGAANERHDNGKEGHGSVGIGATHKRNDNRKENQGPVGIGAAHERHDKEKEDHGPVGVEAAHEVTDNAEENQGPIGIEATQERTDNVEENCGPVGIEAAHERTDDSEEDHGPVAIEATQERIDNVEEDHGLVGIQAAHDRNDNCEEDHDPLSLEAAHEKTDNVEENHGPVGIEAAHERTDDAEEDHGPVAIEATQERTDNVEEDHGLVGIEAAHDRNNGEEDHDPSSIEATHERTDNVEEDDGPLGIEATTAIQERTNSYEEAKEKEKKKKKKKNVVVPAVASITSVVVPSDVDIVVKHNEDDKTFEPKNQHVSYSEVERITDNFRKELGRGTSAIVYHGRFSNGTEVAVKKLSPSSILGLKQFKAEAQLLTRVHHKNLVSLFGYCDEGSNMVLIYEYMARGNLKAYLSEAVLSWEQRLRIALDAAQALEYLHNGCNPPRIHRDVKTENILLNEKLQAKVADFGWSKSMPVEGGSYVSTAIVGTPGYLDPEYHRNSVPNEKTDVYSFGIVLLEIISSRPAIIKITEESQCNIINWVCPIIAKGDIRMIVDPRLQGEFETKSARRAIETAISCVSFSSTDRPIMSDIVVELRECLKIAMPHGRTNNLEEGHASTVGVEAARTVQESLDGNQDFRKTDSYEKAKETEKRKKKKNFIGPAVTSITSVLVPSGALANLGRYKKKWPRGKDKNYSAFEITPHRIRVTKFQCLHFSCSDVVRITDEFKNEIGKGGSAKVYRGRLSTSHTEVAVKVLLPSSDTGFEQFRNEAELLTRVHHTNLVSLLGCCFEGSSMALIYEYMGKGSLRKYLSDENEAVLSWEQRVGIAIDVAQGLDYLHHSCTPPIIHGNIKSANILLNEKLQAKVADFGLSRSVSKEDSTYSSTMVVDPYGYLDPECSLSSRLTKKSDVYSYGVVLLELISGRPAIIKSREGPVHLVEWVGLLLDRGEIGGIVDPRLNIGDFDVNSTRKALETAMDCVKLKSSDRPTMSDISYKLKVYELFSKNT; from the exons GCTTCATAAGCATCGATTGCGGGATAAATCCGGGTTCCAGCTATTTTGATGCCTTAACTGAAATATACTATGCATCAGACTCAGAATTCATAGACACTGGAATACATTATGATGTTTCTGAGGAACACAGACCTAGGTTTGAAACTCGAGATCAGCAGCTCATGAATGTGAGGAGCTTCCCTGAAGGAGCCAAGAATTGTTACACTCTTCGACCGCAACAAGGCAAAGATCATAAGTACTTGATCAGAGCTTCCTTCATGTATGGGAACTATGACTCCAAAAATCAGCTTCCAGTGTTCAAACTATACGTGGGTGTTAATGAATGGGACACTGTGAAATTCAGCAATTCATATGATGTTGTTCGGAAAGAAATTATACATGTCCCGAGAACAGATCACATATATGTCTGTCTAGTGAACACTGGTTTTGGGTCACCTTTCATATCAGCATTAGAGTTGAGACAACTGAATAATTCCATTTATGCAACTCAATCTGGATCATTGATACTCTTTAGGAGGCTTGATATTGGTTCAAAAACAAGTCAGACAGTCAG ATACAAAGATGACGCTTTTGATCGCGTTTGGGAACCATTCAGCCGGCCTTATTGGAAATCAGTGAGCACATCCTATAGTAGTGATACTTTAAGTGATAACCACTTTAAACCTCCATCCAAGGTCATGGCAACTGCTGTAACCCCTGGTGATGAAAGATATCCCTTGGAATTCCACTGGAATCTGGACAATTCTACTCGACAGTTCTATGTATACACGCACTTTGCTGAGGTTGAGGATCTCCAATCCAACCAGTTGAGAGAATTGTATGTATCACTTAATGGTCGGTTCTGGAGTCCTGAACCTATTGTTCCTGGAAGATTGGTTCCACATACTGGATTTAGCGCACATTCCATAAGTGCATCATCTGAGCTATCACTTTCAATTTTTAAGACACACAGATCCACTCTTCCACCAATTCTCAATGCTTTGGAGATTTATGAGATAAAACAGTTGTTTCAATCATCAACTGTCCAGAGCAATG TTGATGCTATCAAGAAAATCAAGGCGGTGTACAAGGTGAAGAAAAACTGGCAAGGAGATCCATGTCTTCCCATTGAGTTCTCATGGAATGGCCTGAGCTGCAGTGACAACAGTCCCATTTCCCCTAGTATCATCTCTTT GAACCTTTCATGGAGCAAGTTAACTGGGGAGATAGATTCTTCATTCTCCAATCTCACATCATTAAAATCTTT AGATTTATCTTACAATAGTTTGACTGGAGAAGTGCCACACTTTCTATCTCAACTGCCTTCCTTGAAGACCct GAACTTGTCAGGAAATAATCTCACAGGTTCAGTTCCATTGGCTCTCATTGAAAAGTCTAGAAATGGATCCCTGTCTTTGAG ATTGGATGGGAATCCAAATCTTTTTAACAAAAGCTCCTGGGAGGATGAGGAAGAGGAGGACAAAGAGAAGACCAATAATAATGTTGTTGTTCCAGTAGTTGCATCCATTATTTCAGTTCTAGTCCTCTTATTAGGTGAAGTAGCTGCCTTGTGGATATTTAAAAGGAGACAACAACACG ATGGTATGACATTGGACTCAAAGAACTGGCACATTAGTTACTCCGAGGTTGATAGAATCACTGACAACTTCAAAAAAATGCTTGGCCAAGGAGCGTCAGCAAAAGTTTACCTTGGCCATTTAAGTGATGGCACTGAAGTTGCAGTCAAGATGCTGACACCTACATCAGTTCTAGTGTTTAAGCAATTCAAGACTGAG GCTCAGCTGTTGACAAGAATTCATCACAAAAACTTGGTTTCTCTAATTGGATACTGTGATGAAGGTTCAAGGATGGTGCTCGTTTACGAGCATATGGCTAAGGGGAACTTAAAAGAGTATTTATCAG GTAAAAAAGAAGTTGTCTTGAGTTGGGAACAAAGGCTTCGAATAGCCATTGATGCAGCACAAG CATTGGAATATTTACACGATGGTTGCAATCCACCCATAATCCATAGAGACATTAAAACTGAAAACAtcttattgaatgaaaaatttcaAGCCAAAGTTGCAGATTTTGGGTGGTCCAGAAGTATGCCCTCTGAAGGTGGAAGCTATGTATCAACTGCAATTGTTGGCACACCGGGGTATGTCGACCCCGA GTACAACAGAACCTCAGTACCAAGTAAGAAAACtgatgtttatagctttgggATTGTTTTATTGGAGCTTATTTTGGGTCGACCTGCAATCATAAAGACCACAGAAGAGAGCCCATGTAACATAGCAGATTGGGTTCACCAAGTCACTGCAAAAGGtgatataaaaatgattgtaGATCCAaggttacaaggagaatttgaaACGAATTCTGCCAGGAGAGCTGTAGAGACAGCAATATCTTGTGTGCCACGCAGCTCCATAGATAGGCCAACCATGAGTCACGTGGTACTGGAATTAAAAGAATGTCTGAAAATAGCCATCGCCCACAAAAGAACTGACAATGCTGAAGAGGAACAGGATCATATTAGTAGTGAAGCTGTCCATGAAAGAACTGACAATGTGGAAGAGGATCATGATCCTTTTGGTAGTGAAGCTGCCCATGAAAGAAGTGATGATGCAGAAGAACTTGGTCCTCTTGCTTTTGAAGCTGCCCATGAAGCAACCGACAATGCCAAAGAGGAGCAGGGTCCTGTTCGTATTGAAGCTACACATGAAAGAAATGACAATGGGGAAGAGAGCCATGGTCCTGTTGGTATTGGAGCTGCCCATAAAAGAAATGACAATGGAGAAGAGAACCAGGGTCCTGTTGGTATTGGAGCTGCCAATGAAAGACATGACAACGGGAAAGAGGGCCATGGTTCTGTTGGTATTGGAGCTACCCATAAAAGAAATGACAATAGAAAAGAGAACCAGGGTCCTGTTGGTATTGGAGCTGCCCATGAAAGACATGACAAAGAGAAAGAGGACCATGGTCCTGTTGGTGTTGAAGCTGCCCATGAAGTTACAGACAATGCAGAAGAGAACCAAGGTCCTATAGGTATTGAAGCCACCCAAGAAAGAACAGACAATGTGGAAGAGAACTGTGGTCCTGTTGGTATTGAAGCTGCTCATGAAAGAACTGATGATTCAGAAGAGGACCATGGGCCTGTTGCTATTGAAGCCACCCAAGAAAGGATTGACAATGTAGAAGAGGACCATGGTCTTGTTGGTATCCAAGCTGCCCATGACAGAAATGATAATTGTGAAGAGGACCATGATCCTTTGAGTCTTGAAGCTGCCCATGAAAAAACTGACAATGTGGAAGAGAACCATGGTCCTGTTGGCATTGAAGCTGCCCATGAAAGAACTGATGATGCAGAAGAGGACCATGGTCCTGTTGCTATTGAAGCCACCCAAGAAAGAACTGACAATGTGGAAGAGGACCATGGTCTTGTTGGTATTGAAGCTGCTCATGACAGAAACAATGGTGAAGAGGACCATGATCCTTCGAGTATTGAAGCTACTCATGAAAGAACTGACAATGTGGAAGAGGACGATGGTCCTCTTGGTATTGAAGCTACAACGGCTATCCAAGAAAG GACAAACTCATATGAGGAGGCcaaagaaaaggagaagaagaagaagaagaagaagaatgttgTTGTTCCAGCAGTTGCATCAATTACTTCAGTTGTAGTCCCATCAG ATGTAGACATTGTTGTCAAACATAATGAGGATGATAAAACATTTGAGCCAAAGAACCAACACGTCAGTTATTCTGAGGTTGAAAGAATCACTGACAATTTCCGAAAGGAGCTTGGAAGAGGAACATCAGCAATAGTTTATCATGGTCGATTTAGTAATGGCACTGAAGTTGCAGTCAAGAAGTTGTCACCTTCATCAATTCTTGGGTTAAAGCAATTCAAAGCTGAG GCTCAGCTTTTGACAAGAGTTCATCATAAAAACTTGGTTTCTCTATTTGGATACTGTGACGAAGGTTCAAACATGGTGCTCATTTACGAGTATATGGCAAGGGGGAATTTAAAAGCATATTTATCAG AAGCTGTCCTGAGTTGGGAACAAAGACTTCGAATAGCACTTGATGCAGCACAAG CTTTGGAATATCTACACAATGGTTGCAACCCACCCAGAATCCATAGAGATGTCAAAACAGAAAACATcctattgaatgaaaaattgcaAGCCAAAGTGGCAGATTTTGGGTGGTCTAAAAGTATGCCTGTGGAAGGTGGAAGCTATGTATCAACTGCCATTGTTGGCACACCTGGGTACCTCGACCCTGA GTATCACAGAAACTCAGTGCCGAATGAGAAAACcgatgtttatagctttgggATTGTTCTGTTGGAGATTATTTCAAGTAGACCTGCTATCATAAAGATCACAGAAGAGAGCCAATGCAACATAATAAATTGGGTTTGCCCCATCATTGCAAAAGGGGATATAAGAATGATTGTAGATCCAaggttacaaggagaatttgagACCAAGTCTGCCAGGAGAGCTATAGAGACAGCAATTTCCTGTGTATCATTCAGCTCAACTGATAGGCCTATCATGAGTGACATAGTAGTAGAATTAAGAGAGTGTCTAAAAATTGCAATGCCCCATGGAAGAACTAACAATTTGGAAGAGGGTCATGCTTCTACTGTTGGTGTTGAAGCTGCAAGGACTGTTCAAGAAAG TTTGGATGGAAATCAGGATTTCCGTAAGACAGACTCATATGAGAAGGCTAAGGAGAcagagaagaggaagaagaaaaagaattttattgGTCCAGCAGTTACATCAATTACTTCAGTTTTAGTCCCCTCTGGAGCATTAGCCAACTTGGGAagatataaaaagaaatggCCACGTG GTAAAGATAAGAATTACTCTGCATTCGAAATAACCCCTCACCGAATCAGAGTAACTAAATTCCAGTGTCTACACTTTAGTTGCTCTGATGTTGTAAGAATCACTGACGAATTCAAAAACGAGATTGGAAAAGGAGGATCAGCAAAAGTTTACAGAGGCCGTTTGAGTACTAGTCATACTGAAGTCGCTGTCAAGGTGCTATTACCATCATCAGATACTGGGTTTGAGCAATTTCGAAATGAG GCTGAGCTGTTGACAAGAGTTCACCATACAAACTTGGTTTCTCTGCTTGGATGCTGTTTTGAAGGTTCAAGCATGGCTCTCATTTATGAGTATATGGGGAAGGGGAGCTTAAGAAAGTATTTATCAG ATGAAAATGAAGCTGTTTTGAGTTGGGAACAAAGAGTTGGAATAGCAATTGATGTAGCACAAG GACTGGATTATTTACATCATAGTTGCACGCCACCCATAATCCATGGAAACATTAAATCTGCAAACAtcttattgaatgaaaaattgcaAGCCAAAGTGGCAGATTTTGGGTTGTCTAGAAGTGTATCCAAGGAAGATTCAACTTATTCATCAACTATGGTCGTTGACCCATATGGGTACCTTGACCCTGA